The following coding sequences are from one Papaver somniferum cultivar HN1 unplaced genomic scaffold, ASM357369v1 unplaced-scaffold_8, whole genome shotgun sequence window:
- the LOC113344822 gene encoding protein IQ-DOMAIN 14-like, with the protein MGKKGNWFSAIKKVFSPNSKDKVANELEKNNTGKKKKWGLGKLRNGETTSFIPLYREPSSIEKILGDAEKERQLAQPILSSTDQRRVPSVPSIVAQRYEQINQGNNKNNGSTSSSISNTNTTTVPISTSNTATPRKPNKASSSNSTTSNNTPNTKTNNGSTTTATTKTDNNSSSSRSNNTTTTKNYRIPPTIEQHHIAATKIQSIYRGYMARRSFRALKGLMRLQGVVRGQSVKRQTMNAMKYMQLLVKVQTQIQSRRIHTLENQAQHRSDVHNNDKELENNMARWILTHTAGQENWDDSVLTKEELDARLQRKVDAIIKRERALAYVHSHQSLKASPKSAQSALMEIRSGGFPWWWNWIERQLPENQSEIQSTQLKNNRFSEVQSIQTNGQFSEFQSQQHRTDVTPPRRWSQGTGSTTARPQTGNSKQSSFRLENLDSLTPRPKTPLGSMARTPVHLSSSRSPLSNKPGTPMKHPKPRSVMGGDYPLRDNDSLTSCPPFSVPNYMTPTVSAQAKVRSHSNPKDRLLATPDREQKRRLSFPLTQSIGSMRWGKSPLFSSKDSSSRSVLGKNQPVHSVGNVSVDSTVSLPPHLGRRPFK; encoded by the exons ATGGGCAAGAAAGGAAATTGGTTTTCTGCAATCAAAAAGGTTTTCTCCCCCAACTCCAAAGACAAAGTAGCCAAT GAGTTGGAAAAGAATAATACAGGTAAGAAAAAGAAATGGGGATTGGGGAAGTTAAGAaatggagaaacaacttcttttatACCTCTTTACAGAGAACCAAGCAGTATCGAGAAAATACTTGGAGATGCAGAAAAGGAGCGGCAGCTGGCACAACCCATTTTATCATCAACAGATCAACGTAGGGTACCGTCTGTTCCTTCAATAGTTGCTCAACGTTATGAACAAATCAATCagggaaacaacaaaaacaatggCAGCACTAGCAGTAGCATTAGCAACACCAACACCACTACTGTCCCCATCAGCACCAGCAACACTGCCACCCCCAGAAAACCAAATAAGGCTAGCAGTAGCAACAGCACCACCAGCAATAATACTCCTAACACTAAAACCAACAACGGCAGCACCACCACTGCCACTACAAAAACcgacaacaacagcagcagcagcagaagtaaCAACACCACCACAACCAAGAATTACAGAATACCACCTACTATAGAACAGCACCACATTGCAGCCACCAAGATACAATCAATCTACAGGGGTTATATG GCAAGGAGGAGTTTCAGAGCTTTGAAAGGTTTGATGAGACTTCAAGGGGTGGTTAGAGGACAGAGTGTCAAGCGACAAACAATGAACGCCATGAAATACATGCAATTACTTGTAAAAGTTCAAACTCAGATACAATCGAGAAGGATCCACACATTGGAAAATCAAGCCCAACATCGCAGTGATGTACACAATAATGATAAAGAACTTGAGAATAACATGGCCAGATGGATCTTAACTCATACG GCTGGACAAGAAAACTGGGATGATAGTGTACTAACAAAAGAAGAACTAGATGCAAGACTGCAACGAAAGGTAGATGCTATCATCAAGAGAGAAAGAGCCCTAGCCTATGTTCATTCACATCAG TCTTTGAAAGCTAGTCCAAAATCAGCTCAATCAGCTTTAATGGAGATTCGGTCGGGTGGCTTTCCATGGTGGTGGAATTGGATAGAAAGACAACTTCCTGAAAATCAATCTGAGATTCAATCCACACAATTGAAAAATAATCGCTTTTCTGAAGTTCAATCTATACAAACCAACGGACAATTTTCTGAATTTCAGTCTCAACAACACAGGACAGATGTGACACCACCTCGTCGATGGAGCCAAGGTACTGGTTCTACCACAGCAAGACCTCAAACGGGTAACTCAAAGCAATCAAGTTTTAGATTAGAAAATCTCGATTCACTAACACCGAGACCAAAAACACCTCTTGGATCTATGGCTAGAACACCAGTTCACCTATCAAGCAGCAGATCACCGCTGTCAAATAAACCAGGTACACCAATGAAACATCCAAAACCTAGATCTGTTATGGGAGGTGATTATCCATTAAGGGACAATGACAGCCTGACAAGTTGCCCACCTTTCTCGGTCCCAAATTATATGACACCAACTGTTTCTGCTCAAGCTAAAGTAAGATCTCATAGTAACCCTAAAGACAGATTACTAGCAACTCCAGACCGCGAGCAAAAGAGACGGCTTTCATTTCCTTTAACTCAAAGCATTGGATCTATGAGATGGGGCAAGAGTCCTTTGTTCTCAAGCAAGGACTCCAGCTCCAGGTCTGTGCTAGGAAAGAATCAGCCTGTGCATTCTGTAGGCAATGTGAGTGTGGATTCTACTGTATCTTTACCTCCTCATCTTGGAAGGAGACCCTTCAAATAA
- the LOC113344823 gene encoding cytochrome b5 domain-containing protein RLF-like — protein sequence MGDDNNNDFTFPVNQNLIEQLPNEVPDISGVTLKEDLASSSSNIDAAADSSKKVQKEVGSLSFTVVDMSSSGKPKDEVSKQVMKEPIQDEAEEVFTTRKPIVRSKVPFEKGYSQMDWLKLTRTHPDLAGLKGASNKRLITMDEVKQHRKEGSIWTVLKGRVYNITPYMNFHPGGVDMLMKGSGRDCTSLFNKYHAWVNYEFMLEKCLVGTLDERRQ from the exons ATGGGGGACGACAATAACAATGATTTCACTTTTCCCGTCAATCAAAACCTAATCGAACAACTACCTAACGAAGTTCCTGATATCAGTGGTGTTACATTGAAAGAAGATTTGGCAAGCAGTTCTAGTAATATTGATGCTGCTGCTGATTCATCTAAGAAGGTTCAGAAGGAAGTTGGTTCATTATCATTCACTGTTGTTGATATGTCATCATCTGGTAAACCTAAGGATGAAGTGTCAAAACAAGTGATGAAAGAACCAATTCAGGATGAGGCGGAGGAGGTGTTTACAACTAGAAAGCCTATAGTTCGGTCGAAAGTTCCGTTTGAGAAGGGTTATAGTCAAATGGACTGGTTAAAGCTTACGAGAACACATCCTGATCTTGCAG GATTGAAAGGAGCATCTAATAAAAGGCTCATTACCATGGATGAAGTTAAGCAACATCGAAAAGAAGGTTCAATCTGGACGGTTTTGAAAGGTCGTGTGTACAACATAACACCCTACATGAACTTTCATCCTGGAG GTGTTGACATGCTAATGAAGGGATCGGGAAGAGATTGCACCTCTTTATTCA ATAAATATCATGCTTGGGTAAACTATGAATTTATGCTGGAGAAGTGCTTAGTTGGTACATTAGATGAAAGAAGGCAATGA